One region of Oryza glaberrima chromosome 7, OglaRS2, whole genome shotgun sequence genomic DNA includes:
- the LOC127780489 gene encoding peroxidase 2-like, which translates to MKLTVAIVCAMATALLAAAPSSAEAGDGELKVGYYDNKCSGVEDIVRSHVIKAIIQDRGIGGSLIRLIFHDCFVRGCDGSVLLNASDENPRPETAAPVSIGLEGFDILEEIKADLERRCPGVVSCADILIFAARDASSILSNGRVRFDVPAGRLDGVVSSADEAQAELPDPTFTIRQLIDNFARKNFTVEELVVLSGAHSVGDGHCSSFTARLAAPPDQITPSYRNLLNYRCSRGGGADPAVVNNARDEDLATVARFMPAFVGKLRPVSALDNTYYRNNLDKVVNFNSDWQLLTQDEARGHVREYADNAALWDHDFAASLLKLSKLPMPVGSKGEIRNKCGAINHSKS; encoded by the exons ATGAAGCTCACGGTAGCAATTGTCTGTGCCATGGCGACCgcgcttctcgccgccgccccgtcgtcggcggaggccggcgacggcgagctgaAGGTGGGCTACTACGACAACAAATGCAGCGGCGTCGAGGACATCGTCAGGTCGCACGTCATCAAGGCTATCATACAGGACCGCGGCATAGGCGGCTCCCTCATCCGTCTCATCTTCCATGATTGTTTTGTCAGG GGTTGCGATGGTTCCGTCCTCCTTAACGCGTCCGACGAGAACCCTCGTCCTGAGACGGCAGCGCCGGTGAGCATCGGGCTGGAAGGATTCGACATCCTGGAGGAGATCAAGGCCGATCTCGAGAGGAGGTGCCCCGGCGtggtctcctgcgccgacatcctcATCTTCGCCGCCCGCGACGCCAGCAGCATCCTCAGCAACGGCCGCGTCCGCTTCGACGTCCCCGCGGGCCGCCTCGacggcgtcgtctcctccgccgacgAGGCCCAGGCGGAGCTCCCGGATCCCACCTTCACCATCCGGCAGCTCATCGACAACTTCGCCCGCAAGAACTTCACCGTCGAGGAGCTCGTCGTCCTCTCCGGCGCGCACTCCGTCGGCGACGGCCACTGCTCCTCCTtcaccgcccgcctcgccgcgccgcccgaccAGATCACCCCGTCCTACCGCAACCTGCTCAACTACAGgtgctcccgcggcggcggcgccgaccccgCGGTGGTGAACAACGCCCGCGACGAGGACCTCGCCACCGTGGCGAGGTTCATGCCGGCGTTCGTCGGCAAGCTGCGGCCGGTCAGCGCCCTGGACAACACCTACTACCGCAACAACCTCGACAAGGTGGTCAACTTCAACTCGGACTGGCAGCTGCTGACGCAGGACGAGGCGCGCGGCCACGTCCGCGAGTACGCCGACAACGCCGCCCTCTGGGACCACGACTTCGCCGCCTCGCTGCTCAAGCTCAGCAAGCTGCCCATGCCGGTGGGGAGCAAGGGGGAGATCAGGAACAAGTGCGGCGCCATCAACCACAGCAAGAGCTAA
- the LOC127780759 gene encoding peroxidase 5-like, with amino-acid sequence MFSRGMKLILMVAFQAMSLISISTASLQYNFYGSSCPNAEQTISNVVYGLIDADPSMAPALLRLHFHDCFVMGCDASILLDPTKANGSPEKTAIPLRGYDAVNKIKAAVEAVCPGKVSCADILAFAARDSVAKSGGFVYPVPAGRRDGNVSSAFSVFSSIPSPFFDAGELVQSFAAKGLTVDDLVALSGAHSIGTAHCSGFKNRLYPTVDASLDASYAAALRAACPDGSAADDGVVNNSPVSPATLGNQYFKNALAGRVLFTSDAALLTGRNDTAEKVRENAGDLTAWMARFAASMVKMGGIEVLTGARGEVRRFCNVTNS; translated from the exons ATGTTCAGCAGGGGGATGAAGCTAATTCTCATGGTAGCCTTCCAGGCTATGAGCCTCATCTCCATATCAACTGCAAGTCTGCAGTACAATTTCTACGGCTCGTCGTGCCCAAATGCCGAGCAGACGATCAGCAATGTCGTCTACGGCTTGATCGATGCTGACCCTTCCATGGCCCCGGCGCTGCTGCGTTTGCATTTCCATGATTGCTTTGTCATG GGTTGTGATGCGTCCATCCTTCTTGATCCCACGAAGGCAAacggctcgccggagaagacaGCGATCCCGCTCCGCGGGTACGACGCCGTGAACAAGATCAAGGCGGCCGTCGAGGCCGTCTGCCCCGGCAaggtctcctgcgccgacatcctcgccttcgccgcccgcGACTCGGTGGCCAAGTCCGGCGGCTTCGTCTACCCggtccccgccggccgccgcgacggcaaCGTGTCGTCCGCCTTCTCCGTCTTCTCCAGCATCCCGTCGCCGTTCTTCGACGCCGGGGAGCTCGTCCAGAGCTTCGCCGCCAAGGGGCTCACCGTCGACGACCTGGTGGCGCTCTCGGGTGCGCACTCCATCGGCACCGCGCACTGCTCCGGGTTCAAGAACCGGCTGTACCCGACGGTGGACGCGTCCCTGGACGCGAGCTACGCGGCGGCGCTGAGGGCGGCGTGCCCTGACGgcagcgccgccgacgacggcgtggtgAACAACAGCCCCgtgtcgccggcgacgctggGCAACCAGTACTTCAAGAACGCGCTCGCCGGGCGGGTGCTGTTCACGTCGGACGCGGCGCTGCTGACCGGCCGGAACGACACGGCGGAGAAGGTCAGGGAGAACGCCGGCGACCTGACCGCGTGGATGGCGCGGTTTGCGGCGTCGATGGTGAAGATGGGCGGCATCGAGGTGCTCACCGGGGCGCGGGGGGAGGTCAGGAGGTTCTGCAACGTCACCAACAGCTAA